A genomic region of Candidatus Woesearchaeota archaeon contains the following coding sequences:
- the eutD gene encoding phosphate acetyltransferase (in Salmonella this enzyme is required for ethanolamine catabolism; has higher affinity for CoA than Pta) has protein sequence MEPRIIQELREKAKKLQKTIILPEGNDQRILEAAKKITDMNLANIILTGDKANIERKARIHQINLEKVKVIQAKGIEEGLKLLKQEKADGLVGGATITTAELYKTAFKIIGKKNKKASTYFLMAEEKKSFLFTDCALNIDPDEEMLAEIATETIRSAKQLNIIPRVAFLSFSTKGSAKHPCLEKIKKAVQITKKNHKEIPIDGEIQVDAAIEPMIAKQKNPNSEIRGNSTILIFPDLNSGNIAYKLVERLAGYKAIGPISQGLNKPVNDLSRGCKVDDIINVVCITAIQAGK, from the coding sequence ATGGAACCAAGAATAATACAAGAATTAAGAGAAAAAGCTAAAAAACTTCAAAAAACAATAATTCTGCCAGAAGGCAATGACCAAAGAATACTGGAAGCAGCAAAAAAAATAACGGATATGAATTTAGCAAACATAATATTGACTGGGGACAAAGCAAACATAGAAAGAAAAGCAAGAATACACCAAATAAACTTAGAAAAAGTAAAAGTAATACAAGCAAAAGGAATAGAAGAAGGACTAAAATTACTAAAACAAGAAAAAGCAGACGGATTAGTAGGTGGGGCAACAATTACAACAGCGGAACTTTACAAAACAGCATTTAAAATAATAGGAAAAAAAAACAAAAAAGCATCCACATATTTTTTGATGGCAGAAGAAAAAAAATCATTTTTATTCACAGATTGCGCGTTAAATATAGACCCTGATGAAGAAATGCTAGCAGAAATAGCAACAGAAACTATAAGATCAGCAAAACAACTAAATATTATTCCAAGAGTAGCATTTCTTTCATTCAGCACGAAAGGATCTGCAAAACATCCCTGTTTAGAAAAAATAAAAAAAGCCGTGCAAATTACTAAAAAAAACCATAAAGAAATACCTATAGATGGAGAAATACAAGTAGATGCAGCAATAGAACCAATGATAGCAAAACAAAAAAATCCGAATTCTGAAATAAGAGGGAACTCAACAATACTAATTTTTCCAGACTTAAATTCTGGAAACATAGCGTACAAGTTAGTGGAAAGACTAGCAGGATATAAAGCAATAGGTCCAATAAGTCAAGGACTGAACAAACCAGTCAATGATTTAAGCAGAGGCTGCAAAGTAGACGACATAATAAATGTTGTTTGTATAACTGCAATCCAAGCAGGAAAATGA